From the Nitrospira sp. genome, the window GGCTGGGCAATGCAATTCTTTCATACTACGCTTCAGACTCCTGCCTACTCACTGTCGCAGGCGACGTGGACTCGGGTTGTTCCGACAATTGCCTGGCGAGCAACGGCTCCACATCGGCGGGGGAATAGGTGGGGGGCTTCACCCACTTGCCGTCCTCCCGTTTGAACCCGCCGACTTTGCTCAAATTCGATCGGTGCACTTCGCGAAAGACCGGCTCCATGTCCAGTCCATAGGACACAGCCGTGCCATACACCACATACAGCAGGTCGGCCAGCTCCTTGGCGACCGCAGGCAGGCTCTTGGCAGACATCGCCTCCTGCAACTCATCGAATTCTTCCTGGATGAGCCGCACGCGCAACTGCCGGACCGCCTCATCCGGAATCGCGGGCCGGTCCGCGACCGGAATGTTGAACTTGCGATGGAACTCGGCCACCATGGCCTGGGGATCAATCATACCTACGTCCTCATGTCCTCTGCGATGAAGGGCATCACTCTCCTCGGTTCAACCTCGGCTGGTTCCAACATGGCGATGTCCTTCTCAGATGATATCCCGAGGTCTTTGAATTTTCTAGCCGCGGGTAGCACCCTGGATTCCAGCGACCCGACCGCCTTATTGTAGGCGCCGACGCTGTTGCGGAGCGCTTGGCCCATGTCGTTGAGGTGATCGGTCAGCACAGCCACCCGCTCGTACAGCTCCTTCCCCAGCCGCCCGGCCTGTTCCGCATGTTCGGTTAGTTGCTCTTGCTTCCATCCATAGGCGACGGCACGCAACAGCGCCATGAGCGTCGCCGGAGTCGCCAGCACGACTCCCCGGGCAAATCCATCTTCAATCAAGGTGGGGTCCTGCTCCAACGCCGCGCCCAGAAACTGCTCCCCCGGGAGAAACAAGACGACAAATTCCGGCGCTTGGCTGAATTGCGCCCAATAGGCCTTCAGGCTGAGTGCATCCATTCTCGCGCGGATTTGGTCGGCATGACGACGCAAATGCCCCTGCCGTTGCTGCTCATCCTGTGCTTCGTAGGCATCCAGATAGGCCGCCAACACCGCCTTCGCATCAACCACGATCTGCCGGTCCCCAGGCAGATACACGACCATGTCCGGCCGAAGGAGTCCCTCCACCGATCCTACCGAATCCTGCTCCACGAAATCACAATGCATCACCATGCCGGCCAGCTCCGCCACGCGGCGCAGCGTCAGTTCCCCCCAGCGCCCGCGTATGGCCGGCGCGCGCAGGGCTCTGACCAGATTGCTGGTTTCTTGCTGGAGGCGTTGATGGGATTCAGCCATGAACTTCAACTGTTGATCCAGCCCGCCGTAGTCCCGCTGGCGAATCAACTCAGCCTGCTGCAGCTGCTCCCGGTAGCGTTGAAGCGATTCTTCCAGCGGCTTCACCAATGCGCCGATGGCCTGGTGCCGCTGAGACAATTCCCCCTTCGCTTCCGCCTGCAGGGTTTCAAATGCGCTCCGGGCCAGGTTGAGGAACGCTTCGTTATTCTGCTTCAACGCCTGCCCTGACAACGATGCAAATGAATCGTGCAATTCCTGGCGTGCCTGCGCGAGCATTGACTGCTGATCCTCTACGCTGCGGGACAGCAGTTCCATGCGAGTCTCTGCCCGCGTGCGACCGGTCTGAGACTCCGTCAATGCCTGCCGCAATTGGCCCAACTCAGACTGCTGCTGGTCCACCAACTCTTGAAGCGCCGCGGCCATGGTATCGGCCCGCTGCGCACGCTCACGACTTTCCAGCATCTCCGCCTGCGTGCGCGACTGCGCACGAACCGTCACCCACCAGCCGGCAATCAACGCTCCTATCCCAAGGCCGGCCACGGCTCCAGCGGAAAATGTTGTGGAGGTGAGATCAATCATGAAGCTTCCCTACGAACACACCGGAACAACGACAGATTTTCACCAACCTACTGTAGGGAAATTGCGTGGAGAGTACGGAAAAGCTCGTGAAACGTCAAGGGACCACCCGGCGAATCGTGCCGGTCGCGCTCAAAATGGTGACCCGTTCATTTTCGCGCAGAAGCGTGGTCGCATTGGGCACATTGACTAGGGCCGGAAGGCCATATTCTCTGGCGATAATCGCCCCATGTGAGAGCGTCCCGCCCATTTCCGCGATGAGACCAGCCGCCAACCCAAACAATGGCGCCATGCCCGGATCGATCACCGGAACGACCAGGATGTCACCGGGGGTTACTCGATCCCAGTCCGCCGTGGAATGGACGATACGCACCGGCCCGGTCGCCTCTCCCGCGCTGATGCAGATACCTCTCAAGACTCCATCGGGCTGGGCGCCAGCGTAGGGAGCGCTCTGCTGAGCCACAGCCTCCCAATCGCGGATGGTATCCGGAACGCGTACCTGTTCGTTTCTTTTCCGTGTCTCTCGCCGGGCGCGCACCAGGCCCTGCCAATCGCGTGGTTCTCCGCCACTCAAGGCCGTCTGTTCGTCCATCGTGAGATAGAAGACATCCTCTGGTGTCTCCAACACTCCCCGCTCCACCATGCGCTCCCCAAGTCGAAACAACAACCGGCGCACGGCTAGCGAGTAGTACATGAGATGATGACGGTTCGCCTCTCGCAGCACGGAAAAACGCGTCAGCCGCCGGTGCCACCAGCGAAAAATAACTCCACGGTGGCGCCGCCAGGCAACACGTCGCCTGATCTCCGCCATGGCCTGCTGCCGTTGCTCCGTCTGCCGGGACAGCATGTCCTTCGGCCCTCTTACGTCGCCTGTTCGCAACTGCGTCCGCAACAATCCAAGAACCGCCTCGGGCTGATCCGCCATTCTGGGAGACATGATGTCCGATTCTCCGACCGCCCGGTGTCCGTAATCGCCCAGATATCGCTCAACACCTCGCAGAAAATCAGTGCCGGCGAGCGCCACTCGAAATCCCGTCGCGGTCCATCCGTCGTCGACAAACCACCGCCGTACCGGCTCCTCATTCCAGGCGATTTC encodes:
- a CDS encoding nucleoside triphosphate pyrophosphohydrolase family protein, which codes for MIDPQAMVAEFHRKFNIPVADRPAIPDEAVRQLRVRLIQEEFDELQEAMSAKSLPAVAKELADLLYVVYGTAVSYGLDMEPVFREVHRSNLSKVGGFKREDGKWVKPPTYSPADVEPLLARQLSEQPESTSPATVSRQESEA
- the rmuC gene encoding DNA recombination protein RmuC, with product MIDLTSTTFSAGAVAGLGIGALIAGWWVTVRAQSRTQAEMLESRERAQRADTMAAALQELVDQQQSELGQLRQALTESQTGRTRAETRMELLSRSVEDQQSMLAQARQELHDSFASLSGQALKQNNEAFLNLARSAFETLQAEAKGELSQRHQAIGALVKPLEESLQRYREQLQQAELIRQRDYGGLDQQLKFMAESHQRLQQETSNLVRALRAPAIRGRWGELTLRRVAELAGMVMHCDFVEQDSVGSVEGLLRPDMVVYLPGDRQIVVDAKAVLAAYLDAYEAQDEQQRQGHLRRHADQIRARMDALSLKAYWAQFSQAPEFVVLFLPGEQFLGAALEQDPTLIEDGFARGVVLATPATLMALLRAVAYGWKQEQLTEHAEQAGRLGKELYERVAVLTDHLNDMGQALRNSVGAYNKAVGSLESRVLPAARKFKDLGISSEKDIAMLEPAEVEPRRVMPFIAEDMRT